Part of the uncultured Anaeromusa sp. genome is shown below.
AAAACCCGGAGGTCTTTTTTTCTGTAGAGGATGTGCCGAAGGAAGTCCTTCAGTAAAGGTAAAAACTTATATTGGCAACAGCGAAAGGATGGTAGCACCCCTTGAACGTAGGGGTAGCCATCCTTTCGCTGTGTGCGTAAGTGTGCTGAAGATGAGGTGGCGTTATCAGGTAGAACCAGCACAGGGAGTAATGTCAGCGTGAGAGCGGAAGGGTGGTCTAGATCCGAAAAAATCTTACATGACAGAATGTAGAGAATATTTACATTTAGCCAGTGCGATGGTATATTATATTAAAATAATTGTTCTGAAATATTAGAAAACAATAAAACTTAATAGCTAGAAGACGGGGACTTTAAGCCTAAAATTGAACAGTTAATGCATTTTATTAAGAAGATGAGCGTTGTTTCTAGAGCGTTCTGGGCTTTGGTGATGATGTTTTTGGAGTTTGGCCGCTGACGCGGTCTAGCTGTCAATAAACTTAAAGTGCGAAGGAGGCCGAAATATTTATGCGAGAGAAGATGTTTTTACAGAGTATCCAAACGAAGCTGAAAGAAGGAGTATGACGTTCTTGTAGCAAGAATTATAGATTTTAATAGGAGTTGAGGAAATGAACGCACTGACAAATATGAAAGTGAGCATGAAACTAGGAGTTCTGATTCTTGTGGCCTTTTTATCCTTGGGTATTGTAGGGTTTACCGGCTATTACTATCTCAATCAAGCAAGTAAAGATATAGCGGTTATGTATGAAAAAAGGCTGATCCCGGTTCGGCTGTCCGTTGAAATAGCCTCGTTTCTTAGAACGGCTAATGGAAATGTGCTGGAATTGATGCTTACAACGGATGAGGCGAAAAACCGTGAACTGAAGAAAGCGATGGAGGAGCGAGCTCAAGGAATCAACCAAAATATGGACAGCTTAAAGCAAATGCATTTGGACGCTAAAGCAGATGAATTGCTTGCTAAAATGGAACAGGCCCAACAAAAATATCGCGCCGCTCGAGGGCCGGTATTAGAGCTGGCTTTGCAAAATAAAAACGCCGAAGCCTATGCGTTATATGCGGCAACGCTGGAGCCACGGGCGAACGAATATGTCAGCAGTGTGCGCGATTATACGGTACATATCCAGAAACTATCGGAGCAGATGAACGCCGATATACAAGCTGCCGAAGCGAAAGCCATACAGATTTTAGTAGGCTGTATTTTGGTTGCTTGTATCCTATTGGGCTTCTTCGGTTGGATGATTAACAAAATGATTTCTCATCCATTACAGCTTATGGTTGCTTTTTGCGGGGAATTGGCTGCCGGCGATTTTCGCGACAAGCCGCGCAAAGTCCTCAGAAAAGACGAAATTGGTCAAGTGGCTGATGCGCTAGTTAATATGCGCAACAATCTGCGCGGCATTCTGCAACATGTCAGCGAATCGACGGAGCATGTGGCCGCTTCCTCGGAAGAACTGACTGCCAGCTCGGAACAATCAGCTCAGGCTGCCAATCAAGTGGCTGCCTCAATTACCGATGTAGCTAACGGAGCGAATAAGCAGCTTGTAGCGGCGAACGAAGCGTCTGAAGTGGTGTCTCAGATGTCAGCGAGCATTCAGCAAGTGGCAGTGAACACGAATCTTGTGGCGGAGCAATCCGCGCAGGCGGCTGGCAAAGCCAAAGAAGGGGGCGCTTCTGTTGGAAAAGCAGTCGCGCAAATGGCGCGAGTTGAAGAAACGGTCAATGCTTCGGCAAATGTGGTAGTAAAACTGGGCGAGCGGTCCAAAGAAATTGGACAGATTGTGGATACCATTTCCGGTATTGCCGGACAGACAAACCTTCTGGCCCTTAATGCGGCCATTGAAGCGGCGCGCGCCGGAGAACAAGGGCGCGGCTTTGCTGTCGTGGCGGAAGAGGTTCGTAAACTTGCAGAGCAATCACAAGAAGCGGCTGGACGAATTGCCAGCATGATTGGAGAAATTCAAGGAGATACCGGCAAAGCGGTCTCGGCCATGAATGAGGGCACGCGCGAAGTCAAAACAGGGGCGGAAGTGGTTAGTGTTGCCGGAGATGCCTTCCAAGAAATTGTGAAGTTGGTATCGGATGTTTCCGGTCAAATCATGGAAATCTCAGCAGCCATTCAGCAGATGGCAAGCGGAAGTCAGCAAATTGTGGAAACGGTTAAGCTGATCGATGGGCTGAGTAAATCTTCGTCTGCTGAAGCGCAGAGCGTATCTGCTGCGACAGAAGAACAATTGGCTTCCATGGAGGAAATTGCGTCCGCTAGCCAGACCTTGTCGTCATTAGCGCAGGAACTGCAAAAGGAAGTTTCAAAATTTCAGATTTAGTAAAGACTGATGAGGATGAACGGAACGTGGAAATGTAAGGCCTAAAACCCCAAAGAAGCCGTGAGCGTTGGCGTCGCAGCCAAACGTTCACGGCTTCTTTGGGGTTAAGCTCAAGAACAGGCTAATATTCTAAAAAGCAAGAATATCGGCTCGGACGGCTTAGCTTTATTGCAGGAAATTGTAAAAATATGGAGAAATTTACTAAGAATGCAAAGAGAATTCTGGTAATTAAAATGTATTTCCGCGGCTGGACTCAGTAAGAGGCAGTCTGATGAGAGGAGAATGAACAATATGTTTGTTTTCAGAAAGCTTAGCTGGAAGTTGGTTGCTATGTTTTCGCTTATTATTATTGCGAGTACAAGCGCTATTTCTCTTTATGCCGTTTATAACATGCAGGACAAAGTTACAGCGGCTTCCTATGAAAAGCTTCATTCAGACCTAAATGTTACTAAGACAATTTTAGACAAGCAGCTCCCGGGCGCCTGGGCCATGCAGGATGGCAAATTAGTCAAAGGCAATACAGTAATTCATGATCTTGCTATTTTGGATGAGATCAAAGAGATGACCGGTGATAGCGTGACCATTTTTCTGGGAGACACGCGAATCGCTACTACTGTCAGCGGAGCTGATGGGAAAAAGGGTACAGGGACGAAAGCGGCTGCAGAAGTAAGCAATGCGGTTTTAACAAACAACCAAATCTTTCTGGGGAAAGCGCAGGTTGTTGGTGTAGAAAACCAAACCATATACGAACCAATACGTGATGCCGGGGGCAAGGTCATTGGCATGATCTTTGTAGGTGTACCGGCAGCTCCTTATGAAGCGATGATTGCCAGCTTCATTAAACACTTAGGAGGCTTCGTAGCGATCGAAGTGCTGCTTGCTGCTAGTATTATCTATTATGCGTCGCGTAAGCTCGCTAGCCCTATCGAGAAACTGGCCAGGGCGGCTGAGGCAGTGGCAACTGGGGATTTGACAGTAAAGATTGACATTAAGTCAGCGGATGAAGTGGGTGTATTAGGGAAGTCGATGAATGAGATGGTTCAGAAGATTGGTTTTCTTGTGCGGCAAATTGCGCAGACGTCTGAGCAGGTGGCGGCTTCGGCCGAAGAACTTACGGCAAGTGCGGATCAATCGGCGCAAGCGATTACCCATGTGGCGGGTACGATTAACGATGTTGCCCAGGGGACAAAAAGCCAAGCAAGCTCCATTGAGTCTGCAGTTGTGATTATTGAGCAAACCTCTGCAGGGATACAACATATTGCGGCAAAGTCTAACGCTATGCTAGGCATGGCGGAAAAGACAAATAACGCCGCTACGCAAGGCGATAAAGCCGTAGAGGCGGCTATTCAGCAGATGCTGAGCATTGAAAAGTCGGTTTCCGGCTCGGCGCAAGTTGTGGCCACTCTTGGGGAACGCTCGAAAGAAATTGGACAAATTGTTGATGCTATTTCGGGGATTGCCGGACAAACGAATCTGTTAGCGTTGAATGCGGCGATTGAGGCGGCGCGGGCGGGCGAACAAGGCAGAGGATTTGCGGTGGTTGCTGAAGAAGTGCGCAAGTTAGCGGAACAATCCCAAAAGGCGGCCAAACAAATCGCCGAGTTGATTGCGCAAGTGCAGGCGGAAACCGACAATGCGGTGCTCGTTATGCATGCAGGAACGCATGAGGTGAAGGTTGGGGCTGAGGTAGTGAATAAAGCTGGGCAGGCTTTTCAGGAGATTACGTCGCTAATCGGTGCTGTTTCCCAGCAAATACAGGAAATTTCAACAGCAATTCAACAGATGGCTTCAGAAAGCCAGCAAATCGTAAGTACTGAAAAAGAAATATACCGTATCAGTAAGGAAACCGCAGGGCAAACGCAGCTTGTTTCAGCTGCCGTGGAAGAACAGGCGGCCTCTATGGAACAAATAGCAGTGTCCAGTCAGGCGTTGGCGAAGATGGCCGAGGAATTGCAGAGCGTAATCGCAAAATTTACGGTTTAGGTGCGGCTTGCGAGGGAGGCAAGCCGTCTGGATGCTCTTGTCGCTTACAGTGTGATTTAGGAGTAAGAAGGGACGGAAAACGACATTGGCAGCCTGCTGACGAGAATGGCGAAGTTAGTTGAAAGCAAGCTTATCGGAGAAGAACCGTAGCGCTAGGGCTATGGTTCTTCTTTTTTGGGGGGATGGAAAATCACAAAATTACACAAAAATTCTTACACGACAGAGTGTTAGGCGCGTTTACAACTTGCAGAAGCAGTGCTATATTATATTTAACGATTTATTCCAATATAATGAAAAAACAAATAAGCGTTTCCTTAAAGATTTTTATGATACTGTGTAGATTAAGCAAGAGCCGTCATCTTATACGAAGAAGGTGTTACGCAAGCATTGAAGCAGGCGATTTTGTAATGTAATTAGCTGGGAAAATCACACATCTAAAGAATACATAATGTAACGTATGGCGGGAATGGTCTTGGCGCGATTTGTAAATGCGTTGCTTGGCGCATTCAAGTTAGCGTTGTAATAAGCAGTATGCCGGAAGGGGTTTTAACGGTGAAATTTTTTTCGAATCTTAAAGTGAGTTTGAAGTTGGGGATTCTTGTCTGCGTGGCTGCGTTTTTTGTGGGCATTGTAGGCTATACAGGATATCATTATTTGTTGAAAGCAAATGAAGATATGACTGATATGTATCAAAACAGACTTTTGTCTATAAAATGGCTGAATGAAAATCGCAGCCAAATTAGAGGCGTTCAGGCGAATTTATTGGAAATGATGATGACTACCGATGACAAACGTCATATTGAGCTGAAAGCGGATCTGGATAAACGGGCAGCCCTATTTAATGAAAACTTGAACAAATACGAACAAACAAAGCTGGATGAAAGAGAAGTAAGTGCCTTAACTAAAGTAAAGGATACCCTGCAAGCGTACCGGCAGGCGCGGGAAGACGTCATTAGGCTGGCCATGCAAAATAAAAACGCCGAGGCTTATACTATGTATGAGCAGCGTGTGAAAAAGACATTGAACGAAGCGAATAAAGAATTGGTAGCCTTGACCGAGTATAACGCCCAAAAAGCGGATGAACTTAACAAGGCCAATGATGCGGAATTTGCAGCCGTTAAGAAGATGATTCTCGGGATTCAAGCAACGGCGCTGGTGCTGTTGGCCTTGATTGGATTCTATATTTCAAAGCTGATTATCAAACCCATCAATGTCATGCTGGCTTTTAGCCGCGAGCTGGCTAATGGAGATTTTCGCAAAAAACCGCGTACTTTCGCTTCCAAAGACGAATTCGGTCAACTGGCAGATGCGTTAATTGAAGTACGCTCCACAATCCGAGAGCTAATGAATCAGATTCATGTATCGGCGGAGCAGGTAGCGGCTTCCTCGGAGCAATTGACGGCAAGCGCCGATCAATCGGCTCAGGCGGCCAACCAAGTTGCCATTACCATCACTGAGGTTGCGAAAGGGGCGGAAGAACAGCTTGCCAGCGTGGAAGAAACGTCGCAAGTAGTCGAGCAAATGTCAGGGGACATTCAACAGATCGCGGCTAATTCGCTGCAAGTGTCCAGGCAATCGCTGCAGGCGGCGGATAAGGCAAAAGTCGGAAATCTGTCGGTAGAAAAAGCAGTATCGCAAATGTCTCAAATTGAGCAAACCGTGACTAAATCTGCGGATGTCGTGGCTAAGCTTGGCGAGCGCTCCCGGGAAATTGGACAAATTGTTGATACCATTTCCGGGATTGCCGCTCAAACGAATCTTTTGGCGCTGAATGCTGCGATTGAAGCGGCTCGCGCCGGAGAGCAAGGACGTGGTTTTGCGGTTGTAGCGGATGAAGTCAGAACTTTGGCGGAGCAGTCCCAAGAGGCGGCTAAGAAAATCGCCATGCTGATTAATGAGATTCAAGGAGACACGGAAGAAGCGGTAAGGGCTATGAGCGACGGCACCAAGGAAGTAAAAATCGGGGCGGAAGTTGTTGCCGATTCGGGAACTGCCTTCAGGGAGATTACCGAGCTAGTGGGGCAGGTGTCTAATGCGGTGGGCGATATATCAAAGGCCATTGAGCAAGTGGCCTCGGGAAGCGAGCGCATTGTTCGTTCGGTGGAAACCATTGACGAACTAAGCGAGAAAGCGTCAGGGGAAGCCCAAACGGTATCGGCTGCAACAGAGGAGCAATCGGCGTCAATGGAAGAGATTGCTTCTTCCAGTCAGGAACTTGCCAAGCTGGCGATGGAATTAAGGGAAGCCGTAGGCAAATTCCAAGTATAATTTATAGAGTTAGAGAAGATTATAGTGCATTGATAATGAAGAAAAGGCTGCTCCCTTTGTTTTAAAGGGGGACAGCCTTTTTTTGCTTGCAAGCAAGCGTGGGGCGGCGAAGGTATGAGACTGTTATTTCCGATGGTAAATACATTGGAAGTGGGTAGTGGTCGAAGCTGGGTTGTAGTAATGATGCGGCTGGTCGGCTCGAAAGAAGAGAGTGTCGCCTTGTGATAAATGGGAAGAACGGCCATTGATAGTTACAATTAAGGCTCCTTCTATTACAAAGACGTATTCATTAGAATAGGCGTCGTGGGGAGTGGAATCGTGTGTGTGCATCGAGTCAAGCTCGGCAATAAAAATGCCAACAGGAGAAAAGGAATTCGAAAAGACAGGCCATAAACGCAAGCCGGCTTCGTTGTCGATGAGTGGCGTCTTTGATTTTTTACGTACAATTTCAAGAGGATATTCATGAGTTTCCAATAAGTCACCTAGAGCAACTCCTAGGCCAACCGCGATTTTCCAAAGGGTATTAATGGTTGGGTTGGAATCGCCGCGTTCGATTTGGCAGAGAAGGGCTTTGCTAACCCCGGAAGACTCGGCAAGTTTGTCAAAACTGAAATTTTTTTCTTTGCGCAAACGAATTACATTTTGGCTGATGATTTCGTTCAGGTTGTTCAAAATAAAAACTCCTCTCTTTGAAAATGTGGGAAAATGCTTGCCTCTCTTTATTTTATTGAGCGCATTACGTTCAAAGCAGGATGAAGAGCAGCCTAGAAGTATTGTATCATATCGAACGGCTGCGTAATAACGTCATTGGGTAGTATGGTGTTAAATTGCATGATTTGAAAGGTATTTATTAGGAGAATATAGAAATTAGATAAAAAAACTTAATCTTTGATGTGGTACAAGATCGATTTTATTATGTAGAGTATTTCAATATATGCTCATTTGCTACGCTTACATATTCTAAGTAAGTGTATTTTTTATACGCGGTTTGATTTCTGAAAATTAAAAGTGCGCGTATTGTTTCCAATGGGTAATAAGTTTAAGCGGTTTAGGTAAAATGAACTAACAGAGGAGTCGTAGGTATGGAAGAGATTGTGAATGGTTTTCAAACAGTCAAAGCATTAATGCAGCAGCAAATCGAGTTCTATAAGAAAGCGAATGAAGGAGAGACAATTGAAACAATGATTACTCCCTGCTTGCTTGTGCTTGATAAATTTCAGAATGTTACATACAATAGTAGCTTTTGGAGTGATTATTCCGATTTTGCATCGGATGGCATTTCAACAACCAATATACTCGAAGAAAGTGTAATTATAGAGTATTTACAAGCTAAAATAGATGATATTGATAAAATAATGAGAGAAAAAAAGAAAAATAAAATTTTGTCAGGACCTATCTCTTCTCGGATTGGAATTCGCTATATGGAATTTTGCATTTTGCCAATTTTTAAAACTGAAGATGAGGTTGATGGGGTTATTATTTTAGGAAGAGATGCAACTAAACAGGTGATGTTAAAAAAAGAGCTTGAAGCCGCACAGTTGGCTCATATGAAAAATGAAGCGTTTTATAAGCAGGTTTTCAATTCTACGCAAATTATTTTTGCGCTGCATAAGCTTATTTTTGATGAGAACGAACAAGTAATTGATTTTGAGTATATTGATTTGAACCCTGCATATGAACGGGAAACGGGGTATTCGTTAAAAGATTTGAGCGGAAACACGCTGTATTCTGTTTTTCCGGATCCAAGCAAACATTCGGCAGACTGGCTGCGTCTGTTTCGTGAAGCGGAGCAATGCGGTAAAAGCATTACGATTGAGCATTCCTATTGTGGAAAGGATGTCTGGTATCGGACTTCGATTTGCTCGCCGCAAAAGGGGTATGTAGTAACTTTTTCTGAAAATATAACCGAGTATATAACACGTGGAAAAATACTTAAAACTAAATTGTCGCAATGGAAAATGGCGCTCCAAATTAGCAAGCAGTTTGTTTGGCGGTGGCGAATAGAAAAGAATGATACTTCTGTAAAAAGTTGGTTTGACAATAGTCTGTTTGAGGTATCTTCTGAATGCGAAAGTGTAATTGCCGCAAGCTCTTTTAAAGATCTTAAAACGGTCACTGAATGGTTGGCGTTAATGTACGAGAGTGATCGATGGAGAGTAAAAGAAGAAATGGAAATGGTAGCTGCACAAAAGATGGATGCTTTTGAACATGAATTTCGCGTGAATGATACAGAAGGGCTACTCCGATGGATGAAGCTAGAAGGGAAAAAAATATCCGACTCTGAAGAGTCTGTCGAATATATCGGGGTGTGCTATGATTTTTCTGTCACAAAAACCAAAGAAGCGCAACTTATGAAACAAAATGAGTTTTACGAAATATTGGCGGATAGCATCGACGATATAATCTTACTTTTACAATGGCAGGGATGTTGTAAAGCGAACATTGTATTTGTGAATGACTATTTTTATCGAAAACTCGGATATGAGCCGTCTAAAGTGAAAGAGATGTCTCTTTTTGATGTTTGTGCAAGAGGGATGGAAGAAAAATTGCATAGCTTTTTTCGAGAAGTAAATCGCAGGGGGAATGGAGTAACCGCCTTGGAGCTTCAAAGTAAAGAAGGCGTTAAAACATGGTTTGAAATTCGAGGATACCGATATATTAATGGTATAAACAGCTTTTTTTCATTTGTATGTAGAGATATGAGCGAGAAAGAGGAACAAAGGACCATTTTTTATCATGCTAGAGAAAGAGAAAAGCGAGACAAGGTGTTCGGAGCCGTTATCGCTGGTGATACAGCAGCGATTAAGCAAGGTCGAAAAATACTCCAGAATCAAGGCGTAAGCTTATTGAGGAATGAAAAGTTACTTTGTGTTGTGCTGGAAGTAGATGCTATAAATTTTGTTGAAGATCAATATGATAAGATCGTGAGCGTACTTGCCATCGTTGAAAAAAATAAGGACTGGGTGTGCTGGAAGCAAGAAAATACGGTTTGTATTATAGGGGCTGTACTGATTGATGAAGAGGAACTAAGGGGCATTAAGCAAGAACTTGCCACTTCGGTTGCGCGTGTTTTAGAAGAAGCAATTCCTGAGGTACAAGTCTTGATTGGAGCAGCATCTTTTTTTGAATGTTTAGGAGAACTGAAAGATCGAATTGCGGACTGCAGGATGGCAGTTAAGATTGGGAAGAAACTGTGGCCAGAACGCATGATTTTCCACTTTGAAGAAGTAGAGCTATATAAACTGTTTTTTGATGTTAAAGATAAACGATTGGTGACGAATTATGTCCATCAAGCACTGGGGAGTTTGTTGAATTATAGAGGGAATAAAAGAGAAGAATATTTAAAGATGCTGGAAGTGTTTTTGGAGGCGGATAGCCTTTTGGAGACTTCGCGGAAAGTGTTCATTCATCACAAGACAGCGGAAATGCGGAAGAAAAAAATCGAAAAAATTTTAGGAGTATCCTTAGAAGACGCAGAAACAAAAATGCGTTTAAAAATGGCATTCCATTTAAAGAAACTTTTCGCTTGTTAAAGAGCGCAAACAAAGCACAAAACATATCTGCAAAAGATATGTTTTGTGCTTTGTTTTATCTTGAAAGGATGTTGTTGGAGAAGATGCTAAAAAAGAAGTAAAAAATGGAAAAAACAGCGAAGTTGTTCTTTGCAAAACGTATCTTTTCAAGATATAAACTGTGTGGATTATGTTTGTTATAATAACATAACTGCAATTTAGAACGAACTTCCTTTAATACTTAATGTGGCAAAGGAGTGGTACAGATGAAAAAAGGTAAAGAAAATAATTGTGGAATGACTCCCATTCTTGACGTTATTTCTAATCTCATTTGGCAAATGTTTTCCGACGCTGCGATGGTGGTGCGCGGGGATGGGCGGATTGAAATAATCAATCGTCATTTTTCTGATTTGACGGGGTATTCATTGGGCGAAACGTTAGGAAAAACGACCTTGGAACTTAAACTTTGGAGTAATCCGGAGGAACGGGCGGCGATACTGAAGCTTCTTGTCGAAGGGCGAGAGGTGACGGATTTCGACGCCGTTTTTTGTAATAAAACAGGGGATCTCATTTTGACAAAAATACATGCTCGACGCTTTGAATTGAGAAAGAAACCGTACTATATAGTGGTCATACAAGAGATCCGAAGGCCGATGTGCTTGGAACGAAAAAACAAACTGAATAAGGATAGCTTGCTGCTGCGAAGTCAAATGCTATTAGCGGCGGCAAGCTTAGTGCAATTTGGACCATGGGAATATAATGCCGAAACCGATAGCTTTCTTTTTGGGGATGATTTCTATGCAATCTATGGAACCAGTGTAGCGGCGGAAGGACGCATTATGAGTTTTGATAGTTACGTTAGAAATTTTGTTTACTATAAGGATGCTTGGGTGTTTGAAAAAGAAAAAGATAATTTGCTAACTGGTAATGAAAATCTATTTAAAACAATACGGGTGCGAATGCATTCAAGGATATTACTTTAGCAAGCCTATGCGAGAGGATGATGCGATCGAGCTTTTGCAAAAATATCAAAAAATAGGAGGCGTATGATGTGGGGACTTACGGAGCATGGATTTCGAAAAGTGAAGCATATGAACAAGCCCAAGTGACGCCGCTAGAGGCAAGGCGTTACTTGAATGCTTTCTTAAAGCTAGCGCCTGAAGCGACGCTTGAGAACGGGCGCTTGGTTTCTGAAAGCGTTCCGGAAATTCTTCGTAAATTTAAGTTTATGGAGTCTAGCGGGTTAAAAATGGAAGAGATTGAGCAAGCGTTAGAAAAAAATCTTGCTCCGCAAGGCGAGTTGCTAGCAGAAAGACAGAAACGAAGAGAATCGCAGCCAATGCTCCAGGCGGTCATCGCGATTTTGACAGAGCAGGCAGATGTGCAGCGCAATATGTTTGAAGTATTCACCAAAGAAATTGCGAATTTGCAAGAACGCATTACTGTTTTGGAAAAGAAGAGGCAACAGGCGCCTTGAAGGCGATGAAAGTTCTTTTAAGGCAAAGAAAAGAAGTTTTTAAACGGGAGGAGACCTATTGTGAAAATGAATTTGACTGCTAAAATGATTGCCTATTTCTTGCTTGTTTTATTGGTATCTTCAGCCGGGTTTTCCTATACCGCTTGGAAAGTAGACGATTCTGCTAAGCTTACTTCTGAGGTGAGGGGAAAGTATCTGCCGCGATTATTGAAAACGACGGAAGCTAATGCAAATCTTGGTGTAATTATTGGTGATTTGCGAGGTTTCTTTATTACGAAAGACCAGCAACTGGTCAATGATTATAAGAAAAAATCAGAAACAAATCGAAAAGCCTTAGACGAGTTGATTAATGTGTCCTATACAGCCGAGGGAAAGAGAGTGTCTAATGAGCTTAAAACCTTGAGTAATCAGTATTTTGATATTGCAGATACGAAGTTCATTCCATTAGTGCAAGCTGGAAAGATGGATGAGGCAACCTTGGTGATGACGCATGAAATGAAGCCGCTAGCTACGACTCTTTCGGATAAATTTGACGCATATCAGGAAATGCGGAATAAGCAGATGAGTGACATCCTTACAACCGCAGAGGAAAATGCAAGCTCGGCAAAGAATGCAGCTATCTTTGCCGGTATTTTGGCAACTATATTAGGTTTGGCTATCGGCTTTTTTGCAGCGCGGCGTATTGCGCGCCCCGTAAATGAGCTTGCGGCGGTTGCGCAAACGGTTGCGAGAGGGGATTTGACTCAATACGTAAAAGTGGAAAGTCAAGACGAGATCGGACATTTAGCAGCTTCCTTCAACACCATGATTGACCAATTAAAGGCGCTTCTTGGTCAAGTAAGTAAAACGGCGCATCACTTGAATGCGGCATCTCAAGAAATGGTGGGGGTGGCGCAGGATAATTCGGCTACTATGCAGCAGATTGCGGCGTCAACCGAAGAAATTTCAGCGGGCCTAGAAACCGTGTCGGCTTCGACGGAAGAAGTTACCGCTTCTTCCGAAAATATGGGAGCCAATGTTCATCAAGTGGCTCAAATTGCGGACGAAGGCTCTCGAGTGGCGAAAGCTGTCGAACAACAAGCGCTTAATTTGCAGCAAGACGCCAGAAATTCGAGTGATACGGCGAACGCAATGTACGGCGGGATTAGTGCGCGTGTAACAAAAGCAATTGATGACGCTAAAATTGTTAATGAAATTTCGACAATGGCCTCGTCCATTGCCGCGATTGCGGGACAGACGAATCTTTTGGCTCTTAATGCAGCGATTGAAGCGGCCAGAGCTGGAGAGCAAGGGCGCGGCTTTGCTGTTGTTGCGGAGGAAGTGCGCAAGTTGGCTGAAGAATCCGCTCGTGTAGTGGGGAATATTCAAGGCCTGACGCAGCAAGTGGAAGCGGCTATCGAAGTGTTAGTGAATAACGGCAATGATATGCTGCAGTTCATTGACGGGACCGTGAAGAAAGACTACGCAGCCTTTGTTGACATTGGTCAACAGTATAAGAAAGACGCGGATAGCTTCCTTTCGGTAACAACAGGAATTGGAGATCGCATGA
Proteins encoded:
- a CDS encoding methyl-accepting chemotaxis protein; this encodes MFVFRKLSWKLVAMFSLIIIASTSAISLYAVYNMQDKVTAASYEKLHSDLNVTKTILDKQLPGAWAMQDGKLVKGNTVIHDLAILDEIKEMTGDSVTIFLGDTRIATTVSGADGKKGTGTKAAAEVSNAVLTNNQIFLGKAQVVGVENQTIYEPIRDAGGKVIGMIFVGVPAAPYEAMIASFIKHLGGFVAIEVLLAASIIYYASRKLASPIEKLARAAEAVATGDLTVKIDIKSADEVGVLGKSMNEMVQKIGFLVRQIAQTSEQVAASAEELTASADQSAQAITHVAGTINDVAQGTKSQASSIESAVVIIEQTSAGIQHIAAKSNAMLGMAEKTNNAATQGDKAVEAAIQQMLSIEKSVSGSAQVVATLGERSKEIGQIVDAISGIAGQTNLLALNAAIEAARAGEQGRGFAVVAEEVRKLAEQSQKAAKQIAELIAQVQAETDNAVLVMHAGTHEVKVGAEVVNKAGQAFQEITSLIGAVSQQIQEISTAIQQMASESQQIVSTEKEIYRISKETAGQTQLVSAAVEEQAASMEQIAVSSQALAKMAEELQSVIAKFTV
- a CDS encoding methyl-accepting chemotaxis protein, whose product is MKFFSNLKVSLKLGILVCVAAFFVGIVGYTGYHYLLKANEDMTDMYQNRLLSIKWLNENRSQIRGVQANLLEMMMTTDDKRHIELKADLDKRAALFNENLNKYEQTKLDEREVSALTKVKDTLQAYRQAREDVIRLAMQNKNAEAYTMYEQRVKKTLNEANKELVALTEYNAQKADELNKANDAEFAAVKKMILGIQATALVLLALIGFYISKLIIKPINVMLAFSRELANGDFRKKPRTFASKDEFGQLADALIEVRSTIRELMNQIHVSAEQVAASSEQLTASADQSAQAANQVAITITEVAKGAEEQLASVEETSQVVEQMSGDIQQIAANSLQVSRQSLQAADKAKVGNLSVEKAVSQMSQIEQTVTKSADVVAKLGERSREIGQIVDTISGIAAQTNLLALNAAIEAARAGEQGRGFAVVADEVRTLAEQSQEAAKKIAMLINEIQGDTEEAVRAMSDGTKEVKIGAEVVADSGTAFREITELVGQVSNAVGDISKAIEQVASGSERIVRSVETIDELSEKASGEAQTVSAATEEQSASMEEIASSSQELAKLAMELREAVGKFQV
- a CDS encoding XRE family transcriptional regulator → MNNLNEIISQNVIRLRKEKNFSFDKLAESSGVSKALLCQIERGDSNPTINTLWKIAVGLGVALGDLLETHEYPLEIVRKKSKTPLIDNEAGLRLWPVFSNSFSPVGIFIAELDSMHTHDSTPHDAYSNEYVFVIEGALIVTINGRSSHLSQGDTLFFRADQPHHYYNPASTTTHFQCIYHRK
- a CDS encoding PAS domain S-box protein; its protein translation is MEEIVNGFQTVKALMQQQIEFYKKANEGETIETMITPCLLVLDKFQNVTYNSSFWSDYSDFASDGISTTNILEESVIIEYLQAKIDDIDKIMREKKKNKILSGPISSRIGIRYMEFCILPIFKTEDEVDGVIILGRDATKQVMLKKELEAAQLAHMKNEAFYKQVFNSTQIIFALHKLIFDENEQVIDFEYIDLNPAYERETGYSLKDLSGNTLYSVFPDPSKHSADWLRLFREAEQCGKSITIEHSYCGKDVWYRTSICSPQKGYVVTFSENITEYITRGKILKTKLSQWKMALQISKQFVWRWRIEKNDTSVKSWFDNSLFEVSSECESVIAASSFKDLKTVTEWLALMYESDRWRVKEEMEMVAAQKMDAFEHEFRVNDTEGLLRWMKLEGKKISDSEESVEYIGVCYDFSVTKTKEAQLMKQNEFYEILADSIDDIILLLQWQGCCKANIVFVNDYFYRKLGYEPSKVKEMSLFDVCARGMEEKLHSFFREVNRRGNGVTALELQSKEGVKTWFEIRGYRYINGINSFFSFVCRDMSEKEEQRTIFYHAREREKRDKVFGAVIAGDTAAIKQGRKILQNQGVSLLRNEKLLCVVLEVDAINFVEDQYDKIVSVLAIVEKNKDWVCWKQENTVCIIGAVLIDEEELRGIKQELATSVARVLEEAIPEVQVLIGAASFFECLGELKDRIADCRMAVKIGKKLWPERMIFHFEEVELYKLFFDVKDKRLVTNYVHQALGSLLNYRGNKREEYLKMLEVFLEADSLLETSRKVFIHHKTAEMRKKKIEKILGVSLEDAETKMRLKMAFHLKKLFAC
- a CDS encoding methyl-accepting chemotaxis protein yields the protein MNALTNMKVSMKLGVLILVAFLSLGIVGFTGYYYLNQASKDIAVMYEKRLIPVRLSVEIASFLRTANGNVLELMLTTDEAKNRELKKAMEERAQGINQNMDSLKQMHLDAKADELLAKMEQAQQKYRAARGPVLELALQNKNAEAYALYAATLEPRANEYVSSVRDYTVHIQKLSEQMNADIQAAEAKAIQILVGCILVACILLGFFGWMINKMISHPLQLMVAFCGELAAGDFRDKPRKVLRKDEIGQVADALVNMRNNLRGILQHVSESTEHVAASSEELTASSEQSAQAANQVAASITDVANGANKQLVAANEASEVVSQMSASIQQVAVNTNLVAEQSAQAAGKAKEGGASVGKAVAQMARVEETVNASANVVVKLGERSKEIGQIVDTISGIAGQTNLLALNAAIEAARAGEQGRGFAVVAEEVRKLAEQSQEAAGRIASMIGEIQGDTGKAVSAMNEGTREVKTGAEVVSVAGDAFQEIVKLVSDVSGQIMEISAAIQQMASGSQQIVETVKLIDGLSKSSSAEAQSVSAATEEQLASMEEIASASQTLSSLAQELQKEVSKFQI